One part of the Solanum dulcamara chromosome 3, daSolDulc1.2, whole genome shotgun sequence genome encodes these proteins:
- the LOC129882740 gene encoding TOM1-like protein 2: MNMDKLKMASSSLGERLKTGGAQMSRMVSAKMKEILQGATPESKMVDEATLETMDDPNWSLNLRICGMINSEEFNGTEIVKAIKKKLVLSKNPVTQRLTLDLLETCTSNCEKVFSEVASEKVLDDMVKMIGDPKTDSGNRIKAMELITAWGESEELSYLPVFRQIYMNLKRQYPLESHMNEQLLSPPESYPIPDTGLQNHEHTTYIGESIEEKKEFLVVTRNSLEILSSILNSDVEPKPIKDDLAMSMLENCKQSLAVIQRIVESTSGDDGLMFEALNLHDELQQVISRYDEMEAALDSGERLPKTPENGSTAPESGEIPHKTPENESGLPNLADTSEANLEKLSLHASESHVLAPTKGESSQSLHGVAKPGISGEVRLD, encoded by the exons ATGAACATGGACAAGCTGAAAATGGCCTCTTCATCACTGGGCGAACGATTGAAGACCGGAGGAGCCCAAATGAGCAGAATGGTAAGcgcaaaaatgaaagaaattctGCAAGGTGCAACCCCAGAATCTAAAATGGTAGATGAAGCCACCTTAGAGACTATGGATGATCCTAATTGGAGTTTGAACCTGCGAATTTGCGGGATGATCAACAGTGAGGAGTTTAACGGGACAGAAATTGTCAAAGCTATTAAGAAGAAGTTAGTTTTGTCAAAGAACCCGGTGACACAAAGACTGACTTTGGATTTGCTGGAGACTTGTACCTCTAATTGCGAGAAAGTATTTTCAGAAGTGGCGTCCGAAAAGGTGTTGGATGATATGGTTAAAATGATTGGTGATCCTAAAACTGACAGTGGAAATCGTATTAAGGCTATGGAGCTTATTACTGCTTGGGGCGAATCTGAGGAACTTAGCTACTTGCCTGTGTTTCGTCAAATTTACATG AACTTGAAGAGGCAATATCCCCTGGAGTCGCATATGAATGAGCAGCTACTCTCACCACCTGAAAGCTACCCTATTCCTGATACAGGGTTGCAGAATCATGAGCATACCACATACATTGGTGAATCCATTGAAGAGAAGAAGGAATTTCTTGTAGTAACACGGAACAGTCTTGAGATCCTTTCCAGCATATTGAATTCTGATGTTGAACCAAAGCCCATcaag GATGATCTGGCAATGAGCATGTTGGAGAACTGCAAGCAGTCTTTGGCAGTTATACAAAGAATTGTGGAATCAACCTCAGGAGATGATGGGTTGATGTTTGAAGCTTTAAATCTTCACGATGAGCTCCAACAAGTCATTTCCAGGTACGATGAGATGGAAGCAGCTCTAGACTCGGGAGAAAGACTGCCTAAAACACCTGAAAATGGAAGTACAGCTCCAGAGTCTGGAGAAATACCACATAAAACACCTGAAAATGAAAGTGGCCTGCCTAATCTTGCTGATACTAGCGAAGCCAATCTAGAGAAGTTGTCTTTACATGCAAGtgaaagtcatgttttagcacCTACAAAAGGAGAAAGCAGTCAGTCACTCCACGGGGTTGCAAAGCCGGGTATTTCAGGAGAGGTGAGGCTTGATTAA